One genomic segment of Anaeromyxobacter diazotrophicus includes these proteins:
- the panD gene encoding aspartate 1-decarboxylase, with protein sequence MRRTFFKSKIHRATVTQADLHYEGSVTIDEDLMDAAAIAEYEAVHIWNIARGTRLQTYALKGARGSGVICINGAAAHLNQPGDLVILATFAELDEAEARAHKPKVVLVDAKNHITARDVAEVPGPARRVTA encoded by the coding sequence ATGCGCCGGACCTTCTTCAAGTCCAAGATCCACCGCGCGACCGTCACCCAGGCCGACCTCCACTACGAGGGGTCGGTGACGATCGACGAGGACCTCATGGACGCCGCCGCCATCGCCGAGTACGAGGCGGTGCACATCTGGAACATCGCCCGCGGCACCCGGCTGCAGACCTACGCGCTCAAGGGCGCGCGCGGCTCCGGCGTCATCTGCATCAACGGCGCGGCGGCGCACCTCAACCAGCCGGGCGACCTCGTCATCCTGGCCACCTTCGCCGAGCTGGACGAGGCGGAGGCGCGGGCGCACAAGCCCAAGGTCGTGCTGGTGGACGCGAAGAACCACATCACCGCCCGGGACGTGGCCGAGGTGCCGGGCCCGGCGCGCAGGGTGACCGCGTGA
- a CDS encoding 7-cyano-7-deazaguanine synthase — translation MTTKVKAIGLVSGGLDSTLAVALVKRQGIEVKAVSFYTGFCITETQRRKGGRADGTVPRNEALRAAADLDVDIQYVDISGGAYLDMLVHPRYGYGQNANPCVDCRVFMMRRAKEIMEAEGAAFVFTGEVLGQRPKSQRRDTLRIIERDSGLDGRLLRPLSAQLLPPTAPEQQGLVDRSRLLDISGRSRLRQMALARELGLADWPQPAGGCCYLTDESFARKFFDVLDAREQAGEARRLDPDDVVLLSTGRHFRLSPRAKLVVGRSEVENALLEHHLEGRARLEVKDLPGPVALVEGEPTWEERQLASRIVARYGKGKDLPLVKVEWREGELVEEYEVQPELDEARIEALRV, via the coding sequence ATGACCACCAAGGTGAAGGCGATCGGGCTCGTCTCCGGCGGCCTCGACTCGACGCTGGCGGTGGCGCTGGTGAAGCGCCAGGGCATCGAGGTGAAGGCGGTCAGCTTCTACACCGGCTTCTGCATCACCGAGACGCAGCGCCGCAAGGGCGGGCGCGCCGACGGGACCGTGCCGCGCAACGAGGCGCTGCGGGCGGCGGCCGACCTCGACGTGGACATCCAGTACGTCGACATCTCCGGCGGCGCCTACCTCGACATGCTCGTTCACCCGCGGTACGGGTACGGGCAGAACGCGAACCCGTGCGTCGACTGCCGCGTCTTCATGATGCGCCGGGCGAAGGAGATCATGGAGGCGGAGGGCGCCGCCTTCGTCTTCACCGGCGAGGTGCTCGGCCAGCGCCCGAAGAGCCAGCGCCGCGACACGCTGCGCATCATCGAGCGCGACAGCGGGCTCGACGGGCGCCTGCTCCGGCCGCTGTCGGCCCAGCTCCTGCCCCCCACCGCCCCCGAGCAGCAGGGGCTGGTGGACCGCAGCCGGCTGCTCGACATCAGCGGCCGCTCGCGCCTGCGGCAGATGGCGCTCGCGCGCGAGCTCGGCCTCGCCGACTGGCCGCAGCCCGCCGGCGGGTGCTGCTACCTCACCGACGAGAGCTTCGCCCGGAAGTTCTTCGACGTGCTCGACGCGCGCGAGCAGGCGGGCGAGGCGCGGCGCCTCGACCCGGACGACGTCGTCCTCCTCTCCACCGGCCGTCACTTCCGGCTCTCGCCCCGCGCCAAGCTCGTGGTGGGCCGGAGCGAGGTGGAGAACGCGCTGCTCGAGCACCACCTGGAGGGCCGGGCGCGCCTCGAGGTGAAGGACCTGCCGGGCCCGGTGGCGCTGGTGGAGGGCGAGCCGACGTGGGAGGAGCGCCAGCTCGCCTCCCGCATCGTCGCCCGCTACGGCAAGGGCAAGGACCTGCCGCTGGTGAAGGTGGAGTGGCGCGAGGGCGAGCTCGTCGAGGAGTACGAGGTCCAGCCCGAGCTCGACGAGGCGCGCATCGAGGCCCTCCGGGTCTGA
- the trpE gene encoding anthranilate synthase component I, which translates to MTPKPDLPSFLKLCRPGRAVPVRVEIEADTETPVSAFLKLSRGEEHAFLLESVEGGERSARFSFLGAGPRAVLSWRLGDAGDPVEQIRRDLASHRAVRVEGTPRFSGGLVGWFSYDAVRLFEPRVPATRPDELGFPDALFMDYDRVVAFDHRRHTLHVMAEVRCDRGDDPRALYAAAVARIEETLLALARPLAPAPPRALRPPAELRPRTGQAEFEAMVRRAREYVKAGDCQQIVLSQRFDAEVTVPAFDVYRALRRVNPSPYLFYLQEGERALVGSSPETLIKLEEGEVTLRPIAGTRRRGADAAEDARLEAELRADPKENAEHVMLVDLGRNDVGRVAEVGTVRVTAFKTVERYSHVMHLVSEVKGRLAAGLSAVDVLRAGFPAGTVTGSPKVRAMEIVDELEPARRGPYAGAVGYFDRGGDMEMCIAIRTLVQRGRRVSVQAGAGLVYDSKPAAEYHETVNKARACFAAVAQAETGDLEARPAAAPRRPAPRGRAAAPRARAAGARRRVARRGGRP; encoded by the coding sequence TTGACGCCCAAGCCTGATCTCCCCTCCTTCCTGAAGCTGTGCCGGCCCGGCCGGGCGGTCCCGGTCCGGGTCGAGATCGAGGCCGACACCGAGACCCCCGTCTCGGCCTTCCTCAAGCTCTCGCGCGGCGAGGAGCACGCGTTCCTGCTCGAGTCGGTGGAGGGCGGCGAGCGCAGCGCGCGCTTCAGCTTCCTCGGCGCCGGGCCGCGCGCGGTCCTCTCCTGGCGCCTCGGCGACGCGGGCGATCCGGTCGAGCAGATCCGCCGCGACCTCGCCTCGCACCGCGCGGTGCGGGTGGAGGGCACGCCCCGCTTCTCCGGCGGCCTCGTCGGCTGGTTCTCCTACGACGCGGTCCGGCTCTTCGAGCCGCGCGTGCCGGCCACGCGCCCCGACGAGCTCGGCTTCCCCGACGCGCTCTTCATGGACTACGACCGCGTGGTCGCGTTCGACCACCGGCGCCACACGCTGCACGTGATGGCCGAGGTCCGCTGCGATCGCGGCGACGACCCGCGCGCGCTCTACGCCGCGGCGGTGGCGCGGATCGAGGAGACCTTGCTCGCGCTGGCGCGGCCGCTGGCGCCGGCGCCCCCGCGCGCGCTGCGGCCGCCGGCCGAGCTCCGGCCGCGCACCGGACAGGCGGAGTTCGAGGCCATGGTGCGGCGCGCCCGCGAGTACGTGAAGGCGGGCGACTGCCAGCAGATCGTGCTGTCGCAGCGCTTCGACGCCGAGGTGACCGTCCCCGCCTTCGACGTCTACCGCGCGCTCCGGCGCGTGAACCCCTCGCCCTACCTCTTCTACCTGCAGGAGGGGGAGCGGGCGCTGGTGGGCAGCTCGCCCGAGACGCTCATCAAGCTCGAGGAGGGCGAGGTCACGCTGCGGCCCATCGCCGGCACCCGCCGGCGCGGCGCCGACGCGGCCGAGGACGCGCGGCTCGAGGCGGAGCTGCGGGCCGACCCCAAGGAGAACGCCGAGCACGTCATGCTGGTCGACCTGGGCCGCAACGACGTGGGCCGGGTGGCGGAGGTCGGCACGGTGCGCGTCACCGCCTTCAAGACGGTCGAGCGCTACTCCCACGTCATGCACCTCGTCTCCGAGGTGAAGGGGCGCCTGGCGGCCGGGCTCTCCGCGGTGGACGTGCTGCGGGCCGGCTTCCCGGCCGGGACCGTCACCGGCTCGCCCAAGGTGCGGGCGATGGAGATCGTCGACGAGCTGGAGCCGGCGCGCCGCGGGCCGTACGCGGGGGCCGTCGGCTACTTCGACCGCGGCGGCGACATGGAGATGTGCATCGCCATCCGCACCCTGGTGCAGCGCGGCCGGCGCGTGTCGGTGCAGGCCGGCGCGGGGCTCGTCTACGACTCGAAGCCGGCCGCCGAGTACCACGAGACGGTCAACAAGGCGCGCGCCTGCTTCGCGGCGGTAGCCCAGGCGGAGACGGGCGACCTGGAGGCGCGGCCGGCGGCGGCGCCGCGCCGGCCCGCGCCCCGCGGGAGAGCCGCCGCCCCGCGGGCGCGCGCCGCCGGAGCTCGGCGCCGCGTCGCCCGGCGCGGAGGCCGCCCGTGA
- a CDS encoding glycosyltransferase family 4 protein, with protein MRESRRHLTIAYIHYGEQSGVTASVTEALEARGHRVIPVFGRGPLELRDRVTGRPRVTPAVLLHLAAAAARFGDRALGYRWNTPFAFDVHSGFVGEMLAGLPLAPDVVLQNGALFAPGRPPLRPYVVYLDHTRALAERHGAEPAAGLPAPPAWGEAWRAREGETYRGAAALAAFSRHAARSAVEDYGAAAERTHVVGAGANVLPREVERADDGETVLFVGRDFERKGGPVLLDAFVRLRRARPRARLLVVGPRRLRLMPEGVLQLGPEPLEALPGLFARASVFALPALREPFGLAFLDAMACAVPCVGTRVEAIPELVEHGRTGLLVPPADPVALAAALERLLARRDEARAMGARGRERVLARFTWSEVARRLGDVLAEALRGAGPRAGSARGRPAGRAGRPARDGEGRDQHPFLG; from the coding sequence GTGCGCGAGAGCCGGCGGCACCTGACGATCGCGTACATCCACTACGGCGAGCAGAGCGGCGTCACCGCCAGCGTGACCGAGGCGCTGGAGGCGCGCGGCCACCGGGTCATCCCGGTCTTCGGCCGCGGGCCGCTCGAGCTGCGCGACCGGGTGACCGGTCGCCCGCGGGTCACGCCCGCGGTGCTGCTCCACCTGGCGGCGGCGGCGGCCCGCTTCGGCGACCGCGCGCTCGGCTACCGGTGGAACACGCCCTTCGCGTTCGACGTGCACTCCGGGTTCGTGGGGGAGATGCTGGCCGGGCTGCCCCTCGCCCCGGACGTCGTGCTGCAGAATGGTGCGCTGTTCGCGCCCGGACGCCCGCCGCTCCGGCCCTACGTCGTCTACCTGGACCACACGCGCGCGCTGGCGGAGCGGCACGGCGCGGAGCCGGCGGCGGGGCTCCCGGCTCCGCCGGCCTGGGGCGAGGCCTGGCGCGCCCGCGAGGGCGAGACCTACCGCGGCGCGGCGGCGCTGGCGGCCTTCTCGCGCCACGCCGCGCGGTCGGCGGTGGAGGACTACGGCGCGGCCGCGGAGCGCACGCACGTGGTGGGCGCCGGCGCGAACGTGCTCCCGCGCGAGGTGGAGCGCGCGGACGACGGCGAGACGGTCCTCTTCGTCGGCCGCGACTTCGAGCGGAAGGGCGGGCCGGTGCTGCTCGACGCCTTCGTGCGGCTCCGGCGCGCGCGGCCCCGGGCGCGCCTGCTGGTGGTCGGCCCGCGGCGCCTGCGGCTCATGCCGGAGGGCGTCCTGCAGCTCGGGCCCGAGCCCCTCGAGGCGCTGCCCGGGCTCTTCGCGCGGGCCTCCGTCTTCGCGCTGCCGGCGCTGCGCGAGCCGTTCGGGCTCGCCTTCCTCGACGCGATGGCCTGTGCCGTGCCGTGCGTCGGGACGCGCGTCGAGGCCATCCCCGAGCTCGTCGAGCACGGCCGGACCGGGCTGCTCGTCCCGCCGGCGGACCCGGTCGCCCTGGCGGCGGCGCTCGAGCGGCTCCTCGCCCGACGGGACGAGGCGCGCGCCATGGGCGCCCGCGGCCGGGAGCGCGTCCTGGCGCGGTTCACCTGGAGCGAGGTCGCGCGGCGCCTCGGCGACGTGCTGGCGGAGGCGCTGCGCGGCGCGGGCCCGCGCGCCGGCAGCGCCCGCGGCCGGCCGGCCGGGCGCGCGGGGCGGCCGGCCCGGGACGGCGAGGGCCGGGACCAGCACCCGTTCCTCGGCTGA
- a CDS encoding M28 family peptidase has product MRTHRALVAALAALACASTATSTATGNANGTANGTADALIQPGDLLRDAAWLADPARTGRGVGTPGNAAAAAFIAGRMRELGLAPGGSEGYLQPFEAPVGAKLAGENALRVGGRALALGQDFQPFTFSADGAAEGELVWAGYGITAPEVGYDDYAGLEVKGKVVLVAAHFPDERDPASPFRDPQRYHLGEWRTKAMNARDHGAAAILAVRDDWNHPGPDALEPWRGQVSSRAGILAARVTLSALRAAGVDAAALAAPTQLDRRPRSRPLGIAARLAAGVAQEEARTENVVGLLRGADSAAGCVVLGAHFDHLGYGGETSLAPGVHAVHPGADDNASGVAALLGVARALAGGPPPRRTVAFAAFSGEELGLLGSSFFVKHPPAGCAPEAEQLMVNLDMVGRPQEGKVYVQGADTARGGQERAARLAAAAPPIPLRLAFGGSGYGPSDHTSFFAAGVPVLFLFTGAHADYHRPSDTADKLDAAGLAAVARLAARAVRDAADAPARFEVVRTAPPPGALAGGPGERARGYGAYLGTIPDFEARKEPGVAVSAVKPGSPAEQAGVRRGDVLLQIGATRLMGLEDLAAALRSHRAGDVVEVVWVQGGATRRAQVTLGERR; this is encoded by the coding sequence ATGCGAACGCACCGAGCCCTGGTGGCCGCCCTGGCGGCCCTCGCTTGCGCCTCGACCGCGACCTCGACCGCGACCGGGAACGCGAACGGGACCGCGAACGGGACCGCGGACGCCCTCATCCAGCCGGGCGATCTCCTCCGCGACGCGGCCTGGCTCGCCGACCCCGCCCGCACCGGCCGCGGCGTCGGCACGCCGGGCAACGCGGCCGCCGCCGCCTTCATCGCCGGCCGGATGCGCGAGCTCGGCCTCGCCCCGGGCGGCAGCGAGGGCTACCTGCAGCCGTTCGAGGCGCCGGTGGGGGCGAAGCTCGCGGGCGAGAACGCGCTCCGCGTCGGCGGCCGCGCGCTCGCGCTCGGCCAGGACTTCCAGCCCTTCACCTTCAGCGCCGACGGCGCCGCCGAGGGGGAGCTCGTCTGGGCCGGGTACGGCATCACCGCGCCCGAGGTCGGCTACGACGACTACGCCGGCCTCGAGGTGAAGGGGAAGGTCGTCCTGGTGGCGGCGCACTTCCCGGACGAGCGCGACCCGGCCTCGCCGTTCCGCGACCCGCAGCGCTACCACCTGGGCGAGTGGCGCACCAAGGCGATGAACGCGCGCGACCACGGCGCGGCGGCGATCCTGGCGGTCCGCGACGACTGGAACCACCCCGGCCCGGACGCGCTCGAGCCGTGGCGCGGACAGGTCTCGTCGCGGGCCGGGATCCTGGCCGCGCGCGTCACGCTCTCCGCCCTGCGCGCGGCCGGGGTCGACGCGGCGGCGCTGGCCGCGCCCACCCAGCTCGACCGGCGGCCCCGCTCGCGGCCGCTGGGGATCGCGGCGCGCCTCGCGGCCGGGGTGGCGCAGGAGGAGGCGCGCACCGAGAACGTGGTGGGCCTGCTGCGGGGCGCCGACTCCGCCGCCGGGTGCGTGGTGCTGGGCGCGCACTTCGACCACCTCGGCTACGGCGGCGAGACCTCGCTCGCGCCCGGCGTCCACGCCGTCCACCCCGGCGCGGACGACAACGCCAGCGGCGTGGCGGCGCTCCTCGGCGTGGCGCGCGCGCTCGCCGGCGGCCCACCGCCGCGCCGGACCGTCGCCTTCGCCGCCTTCAGCGGCGAGGAGCTCGGGCTGCTCGGCTCGAGCTTCTTCGTGAAGCACCCGCCGGCCGGCTGCGCGCCCGAGGCGGAGCAGCTCATGGTGAACCTCGACATGGTGGGGCGCCCGCAGGAGGGGAAGGTGTACGTGCAGGGGGCGGACACCGCCCGCGGCGGCCAGGAGCGCGCGGCGCGGCTCGCCGCGGCCGCGCCGCCGATCCCGCTGCGGCTCGCCTTCGGCGGGAGCGGCTACGGCCCGTCCGACCACACCAGCTTCTTCGCCGCCGGGGTCCCGGTGCTGTTCCTCTTCACCGGGGCGCACGCCGACTACCACCGCCCGAGCGACACCGCCGACAAGCTCGACGCCGCCGGCCTCGCCGCCGTGGCGCGCCTCGCCGCCCGCGCGGTGCGCGACGCGGCCGACGCGCCGGCGCGGTTCGAGGTGGTGCGGACCGCCCCGCCGCCCGGCGCCCTCGCGGGCGGGCCCGGCGAGCGCGCCCGCGGCTACGGCGCCTACCTCGGCACCATCCCCGACTTCGAGGCGCGGAAGGAGCCGGGGGTGGCCGTCTCGGCGGTGAAGCCGGGGAGCCCGGCGGAGCAGGCGGGCGTGCGGCGCGGGGACGTCCTCCTCCAGATCGGCGCCACCCGCCTCATGGGCCTCGAGGACCTGGCGGCGGCCCTCCGCTCGCACCGCGCCGGCGACGTGGTGGAGGTGGTATGGGTGCAGGGAGGCGCGACCCGGCGGGCGCAGGTGACGCTGGGCGAGCGCCGCTGA
- a CDS encoding DsbA family protein has product MKKASWIIVLLVGLVIGVTADRMLGGAGSGPRPAPRPAAPAPAAPPVEDPRAVYRVPVDDTPLRGPADALVTIVVASDFQCPFCKRVEPTLQAMVDAFPGKVRLAWKHQPLPMHAKAIPAAVAAEEARAQGGDAKFWAMHDKLFELSPALDRPDLERAAREVGVDPAGVDAALDQGKHLDRIRRDQALVQGLGVRATPTMFVNGRKVEGALPPEQLRPVVQQELEKAEAMVAAGVKPQDVYAKILEKGATAVVYQGGARPAAPSPAAAAPSAPPTPSTTAVQVPLRADDPSRGAAGAKLTVVLFSDFQCPFCARVEPTVKQIEQAYPGAVRVVWKHQPLPATMHPQARPAAEAAEAARAQGKFWEMHDQLFAHQRELSAELYPRLARELGLDAARFEKDLAAHAGAARIDEDQRVAGQVGANATPTFFINCRRVEGAYPFDSLKPILAEEVKKADALLASGTQPAALHEALCKDNVRAFPAGAAQGAQPGAPQPGQRAAVPLRPDDPAQGPAAAAVTVVEFSDFQCPYCARATPAVKQVEEAYPRDVRVVWKHLPLSFHANAMPAALAAEAARAQGGAAKFWAMHDKLFADQAALSPAAYTRYARELGLDVARFERDLADPRLRARVQDDAQLAQRLGVNGTPTFLVNGESVVGSAALRPAVERALQAARAPAPARAAAR; this is encoded by the coding sequence ATGAAGAAGGCGAGCTGGATCATCGTGCTGCTGGTGGGCCTCGTCATCGGCGTCACCGCCGACCGCATGCTGGGAGGCGCCGGCAGCGGCCCCCGGCCCGCGCCGCGCCCGGCCGCGCCCGCCCCGGCGGCGCCGCCGGTCGAGGACCCGCGCGCGGTGTACCGCGTGCCGGTCGACGACACCCCGCTGCGCGGCCCCGCCGACGCGCTCGTGACCATCGTGGTCGCCTCGGACTTCCAGTGCCCGTTCTGCAAGCGCGTCGAGCCGACGCTGCAGGCGATGGTCGACGCCTTCCCGGGCAAGGTGCGCCTGGCCTGGAAGCACCAGCCGCTGCCCATGCACGCCAAGGCCATCCCGGCGGCGGTGGCGGCGGAGGAGGCGCGGGCCCAGGGCGGCGACGCGAAGTTCTGGGCCATGCACGACAAGCTGTTCGAGCTCTCCCCGGCGCTCGACCGCCCCGACCTCGAGCGCGCCGCGCGCGAGGTGGGCGTCGACCCGGCCGGCGTGGACGCCGCGCTCGACCAGGGCAAGCACCTCGATCGCATCCGGCGCGACCAGGCGCTGGTCCAGGGCCTGGGCGTGCGCGCCACCCCCACGATGTTCGTGAACGGGCGGAAGGTGGAGGGGGCGCTGCCCCCCGAGCAGCTCCGCCCCGTCGTGCAGCAGGAGCTGGAGAAGGCCGAGGCGATGGTCGCCGCCGGCGTGAAGCCGCAGGACGTCTACGCGAAGATCCTGGAGAAGGGCGCCACCGCGGTGGTGTACCAGGGCGGCGCGCGCCCGGCCGCCCCGAGCCCGGCCGCCGCCGCGCCCTCCGCGCCGCCGACCCCCTCGACCACCGCGGTGCAGGTCCCGCTGCGCGCCGACGACCCGTCCCGCGGCGCGGCCGGCGCGAAGCTCACCGTGGTCCTCTTCAGCGACTTCCAGTGCCCGTTCTGCGCGCGGGTCGAGCCGACCGTGAAGCAGATCGAGCAGGCCTACCCCGGCGCGGTGCGGGTGGTCTGGAAGCACCAGCCGCTGCCCGCCACCATGCACCCGCAGGCGCGCCCCGCCGCCGAGGCCGCCGAGGCGGCCCGCGCCCAGGGCAAGTTCTGGGAGATGCACGACCAGCTCTTCGCGCACCAGCGCGAGCTCTCCGCCGAGCTCTACCCGCGGCTCGCCCGCGAGCTGGGCCTCGACGCGGCGCGGTTCGAGAAGGACCTCGCCGCCCACGCCGGCGCCGCCCGCATCGACGAGGACCAGCGGGTGGCCGGGCAGGTCGGCGCGAACGCCACCCCCACCTTCTTCATCAACTGCCGGCGCGTCGAGGGCGCCTACCCGTTCGACAGCCTGAAGCCGATCCTGGCCGAGGAGGTCAAGAAGGCGGACGCGCTGCTCGCGAGCGGCACCCAGCCGGCCGCGCTCCACGAGGCGCTCTGCAAGGACAACGTGCGCGCCTTCCCGGCCGGCGCGGCGCAGGGCGCCCAGCCCGGCGCCCCGCAGCCCGGCCAGCGCGCGGCGGTGCCGCTCCGGCCGGACGACCCGGCGCAGGGCCCGGCGGCCGCGGCCGTGACGGTGGTCGAGTTCTCCGACTTCCAGTGCCCCTACTGCGCGCGCGCCACGCCGGCCGTGAAGCAGGTCGAGGAGGCCTACCCGCGGGACGTGCGGGTGGTGTGGAAGCACCTGCCGCTGTCGTTCCACGCCAACGCCATGCCGGCGGCGCTGGCGGCCGAGGCGGCGCGCGCGCAGGGCGGCGCGGCCAAGTTCTGGGCCATGCACGACAAGCTCTTCGCCGACCAGGCCGCGCTCTCCCCCGCCGCGTACACGCGGTACGCGCGGGAGCTCGGGCTCGACGTCGCCCGCTTCGAGCGGGACCTGGCCGACCCGCGGCTCCGCGCCCGCGTCCAGGACGACGCGCAGCTGGCGCAGCGGCTCGGGGTGAACGGCACGCCGACCTTCCTCGTCAACGGCGAGTCGGTGGTCGGCTCCGCGGCCCTGCGGCCCGCCGTCGAGCGGGCGCTGCAGGCGGCGCGGGCGCCCGCTCCGGCGCGCGCGGCGGCGCGCTGA
- a CDS encoding sulfurtransferase TusA family protein encodes MAPPSLPTPDRTLDTSGTLCPFPIVETARAVRALPEGAVLLVVATDPGIATDMPMWCRAMHHEHLATFKDGAAWKSYLRKRGR; translated from the coding sequence ATGGCGCCGCCGTCGCTGCCCACGCCCGATCGGACGCTCGACACGTCCGGCACGCTCTGCCCGTTCCCGATCGTGGAGACGGCGCGGGCGGTGCGCGCGCTCCCGGAGGGCGCGGTGCTGCTCGTGGTCGCGACCGACCCGGGCATCGCCACCGACATGCCGATGTGGTGCCGGGCCATGCACCACGAGCACCTCGCCACCTTCAAGGACGGCGCGGCCTGGAAGAGCTACCTGCGCAAGCGAGGGCGGTGA